The following DNA comes from Deltaproteobacteria bacterium.
ACGAAGCCCGTTTCCGCGAACGTCAGATCAACTCCCTCAAACGCAGGGCCAAGGAACTCGGGCTTGAAATCCTCGGAGACTTGAAAACAACGACCGCTGTTTCTTAGGAGCGAAGCGAAGGATCTGGCCCCTGCTTCGTCAAAATCTCGCGGTCACAGTCGCCCGCGCGAAAAACGGCGTGCCCGCCGTGTAATGAATGCCGTTCACCGTCTCGCCATTCGGCTCGGGGCGCGTCTCGTATGAAAACACCGCGTCTTCCCACTCGACGTCGAACACGTTGTCGATGGCCAGTTCCGCGCCCCAGGTTTTCGCGTCGTAGCCGACGACCACGTCGGTCACGTAGTACGGGTCGGCGAAGTCGCCCTGATCCAGTTCGCGCTCGCCCATGTAGCGCCCCCGGATCATGCCCCGCCATCCGGCGAGATCCGACACGCCGATGCCGTTCGTCATCAGAAAGATCGGCCCGTTGGGAATGCGTTCGCCGGTGTCGGCGAAACGCGCGTCCACATAGGCCGCGTCGGTCGCCAGATACAGCGGCTTCCAGGGCGACAGACGCACCTCGCCGTCCACGCCGCGCCGCTCGGTCTCGGCCTTGGTGGACGTGATCCCCGTTTGCGGATCGAAGACGAGATCGGTCTCCTTGTTTGCGAACCAACCCGATCCCGCGATGGTGAAGCGGTCGCCCCACGCCCACACGCGCGAGCCGATCTCGCCGCCGCGCACCTTGGGGATGGTCGGCTCCGGGTCGTTCGCCATCTGCAAGCTGGTATTCGAGAAAAACCCCTCACCGTAGTTGACGTAAATATTCCAGTCGGGCACCGGCGCGAAGATCGTCGAGATCTTCGGGCTCACGATCGAGGCGGTCTCGTTCCAGTCGCGCGGCACGTCCTGCCGGGTGTCGGCCAGATTCGTGTAGATGTTGAAGAAGCGCTCGTCCTGCGTGCCGTCGCCCGCGTAGGCGATCGCGTCGAAGCGCGCGCCGGGCACCAGTGTCAGCCAACGCGCGAGCCGCGCCTCTTCCTTCACCCACACGCCGATTTCGTTTTCCGTGAAACGCAGATCGTTGATGACGTTGAAACGCACGCGCTCCGTCGTGTTCGCGAGCACCTGATCCACATCGGCGAGCTTCCACTGCGCGCCCGCGCTCGAAATGAAACGCAGCGTCCCGGCCTTGTCCTCGCGCATGTAGCGCAGGTTCATGCCGGCCGTGTCGCGGTTGTCGCGCATCTCCTGCTGATCCCCGAGAGTCGGGTTCAACAGATAGAACGTGTAGTTGGAGAAAATCGCGCTGCGCTTGTAGTCGAAATATCCCTGCGCGCGGATGCTCTGATTGCCCGCGTCGTGATCGAGTGTCGCGCTCACCAGATGCCGGTTGCTCGTCACGCGGTCCGACGCGTCCATGCCGTCGAAGCGTCCGATGCGTCCGTCGTCCACCCACTTCGCGGGGATCACGTCGGCGGCCGCGCTGCGTTGGCCGTAATGCGCGCTCGTGAGATTGAGCGTGGTCGAACCCGGCAGCCAGGTGTGCGAACCGAAGCCGCGCGCCGCGTCGGCGAACCCGGGATCGGTGGTGCCCTCGGTGTGGTCGGTCTCGGCGGCGATGTGCGCAATGTAGGGATCGGCCAATACGCCGCCGCCCGCATAGACACGCGCCGTACCGAACATCCCCGCCGTGGTTGAGATTTCGCGATGTTCGCTCGATCGGCGCGGCACAAACACCACCGCGCCCGCCGTGGCGAAGTTGCCGAACTCGGGGTCGTAGGGGCCTTTGACGATGCGCATGGCGGCGACGGTCTCCGGAATCAGAAAGTGCAGATCGAGGTAGCCGTGGCCGTGCACCTGCGAGGATTCGTTCAGCGGTACGCCGTCGAAATACGCGGCGAGATCCTGCCCGTGCTCGGCGTCGAATCCGCGCAGGAAATATTGATACGCCTTCGCGCCGCCGGTGTGCTGCGACACGTGGATGCCGGGCACGAGACGCACCAGATCGCTTGGGTTCGCGTGGGGGAAGCTGCGGAAATCGCGGTCGCGCACGCTGTAGTCGCCCGCCGCGGACGTGGCGCGCCGCGCGCGGACCTCGACTTCTTCCAGCGCGCCGTCAGGCACGTCTGGTTCGGCCACGGCGTTTTCGGTCGCGGGTGGCGGCGTGCGGTCGCTGTCTTCGACCACCTCGCCCGCCACCACGCGTACACGGTGCTCGGGAAAGCCGTCGCGGTCACGGTCGTCGAGCACCGTGATCGACGAGCGCGACGCCTCGAAGTACGTCCAGCGGTCGAAGCGCCCGTCCAGATCCGTGTCCTGCTCGATCAGCGTCAGCGAACCCGCGTAGCCGTGATACGCCGCGTCGTAGAGCCCATCGTGGTTCGTGTCCACGCGCTGGCGGACGACGCTGCCGTCGCGGTATTCCTCGTCGGTATCCGCGCGCCCGTCGAAATCGCCGTCCATCTCGCCGCGAAACGGCTTGCCGGTCGCCGGTTCGACGTAGAGCCAGTAGTCGAGCCGCCCATCGCCGTTCAGGTCGCGCTCCTGCCGCGCGAGCCGCCCCGCCTCGTAGCGGTTCCAAAGATCGGGCACGCCATCCGCGTTCGAGTCTTCCTCGACCGCGAGCAGCCGCCCCGCGCCGTCGAGTGTGACCTTCGCACCGGACGCGGGATTCGACGGATCGCCGACGAGTCCGGGCGCGACGCCGCCGTGGGCCACGGACCAGCGGGGAATCACAAGGATCAGGAAACCCAGAAGCAGCGCCGATCGAATTCGCATCGCATCCCGCCAAAAGCATACGTTTCTTACAGAAGTAATACTGGCCGCGCAAGCCCAAAGGAGTAAGTTATGCGAAATGGCGACACAGCGCACGATTGAGGCCGGGTCGCGTTTCGAACGACTCTTGACACGAATCTTAGATTAGACTAAGTCTAAAGCCATGCACCGCGTGATCGAAGACCTGCGCGCCCACGGAATCGCGCCGACCCCGCAGCGGATCGCCGTCGCCGAGTTCGTGCTGCGCACGCACGAGCACCCGACGGCGGACACGGTGTGGGACCGCGTGCGTGAGCGCATGCCCACCGTTTCGCGGGCGACGGTCTACAACACGCTCAATCTTTTCGTCGAAAAGGGCCTGCTGCGAACGCAGGTGCTCAAAGAAGGCACGGTCGTCTTCGATCCGCACGTCGAGCGGCACCACCATTTCATAGACGAAAAGACCGGAGAGATCGTGGACATTCCGTGGAACGCTTTGCGTGTCGCGGGGGCGAACGCGCTCGATGGTTTCGATGTCCACGAGTTTCAGGTCGTGCTCAGAGGCACGCGCCGCAAGCGTTAGGGAGAGTTTTTTTCACCGGAATCTGGACGAAGTCCAATGATGGACCTCGTATAACCCTTGGGGAAGGAGATCGATATGAAACCAAAGACGCTCACCACCGCGGCGGGGATTCCCGTCGCCGACAACCAGAACGCGCTGACGGCGGGCCCGCGCGGGCCGGTGCTGGCGCAGGACTGGCAACTGTTCGAAAAGCACGCCCACTTCAACCGCGAGCGCATTCCCGAGCGCGTCGTGCATGCCAAGGGCTCGGGCGCGTACGGCACGCTGACCATCACGCACGACGTGTCGCGCTACACCAGGGCGTCGTTGTTCGCCAAGGTCGGCAAGACCACACCGTGCTTTTTGCGTTTCTCGACCGTCGCCGGTGAAAAGGGCGCGGCCGACGCCGAGCGCGACGTGCGCGGCTTCGCGCTGAAGTTCTACACCGACGAGGGCAACTGGGATCTCGTCGGCAACAACACGCCCGTCTTCTTCATCCGCGACCCCTACAAGTTCCCGGACTTCATCCACACGCAAAAGCGCGACCCGCGCTCGAACCTGCGCAGCGCCACGGCGATGTGGGATTTCTGGTCGCTCTCGCCCGAGAGTCTGCACCAGATCACGATCCTGTTTTCCGACCGCGGCCTGCCGCGCAGCTACCGCCACGTCAACGGCTACGGCAGCCACACCTACAGCTTCGTCAACGCGGCGGGCGAGCGGTTCTGGGTGAAGTTTCACTTCAAGACCGCGCAAAAGATCCAGTGCGTGACCGATGAGGAAGCCGAAAAGATGGTCGGCGCGAACCGCGAGACGCACCAGCGCGACCTGTTCGAGTCGATCGAGCGCGGCGAGTTCCCGCGCTGGAACATGAAGATCCAGGTGATGACCGAGGTCGAGGCCGAGAAGACCTCGTACAACCCCTTCGATCTGACCAAGGTCTGGCCGCACGCCGAGTTTCCGCTGATCGACGTGGGCGTGCTCGAACTGAACCGCAACCCCGAGAACTACTTCGCCGAGGTCGAGCAGGCGGCGTTCTCGCCGGGCAACGTGGTGCCTGGCATCGGCCACAGCCCCGACAAAATGCTCCAGTTCCGCATCGTGTCCTATGCCGACGCGCACCGCTATCGCCTGGGCGTGAACCACGAGTCGCTGCCGGTCAACAAGCCGCAATGCCCCGTTCACAGCTATCACCGTGACGGCGCGATGCGTTTCGACGGCAACGGCGGCGGGTCGGTGAACTACGAGCCCAACAGCTTCGGCGGCCCGGCGCAGGACGCGGCTTTTCGCGAGCCGCCGCTGCCGATCGCCGGCGACGCGGACCGCTACGACCACCGCGACGGCAACGACGATTTCACGCAGGCGGGAAACCTCTACCGGCTGATGCCGCAGGCCGAGCGCGACCGCCTGCACAGGGCCCTCGCCGGCGCCATGCGCGGCGTGCCCGAGGAGATCACCCTGCGCCAGCTCGCGCATTTCGAGAAAGCCGACCCGGCGTACGCCGCCGGCATCCGCGCCGCGCGCAAAGCCCTGGGCTGACGCGCGAAGCGCGCCCATCCTCCCTCCTTTTTCGCGCCCGGCGGCACCGATGCCGCCGGGAGTTTTTTTAGCGAATCGCGAGGATGCGACCCCGACTGACGCATCGCGGGTGGAAATGTGGACGGGGCTGCGCCCTGGAGGATTTCCCTGTCGATGTGCTATAGAATCCCTAACATGGAATCCCCCGTCGCCATCAGACCGAATGGCCGCGCAAACGGTGCGGTCCAGCAACGTCAAGTGAGCGATCGAGACCCGAGGCCGGGCGCGTTTCGATTCATCGACCTCTTTGCGGGGATCGGCGGACTTCGAACCGGGTTCGAGGCCATCGGCGGTACATGCGTCTTCACGTCGGAGTGGAACGAGTACAGTCGGCGAACCTACTTGGCCAATCACCGAGTGGATCATCCCATCGCGGGGGACTTAACGCGCATCCGGGAGAGTGAGATTCCCGATCACGACGTGTTGCTCGCGGGCTTTCCGTGCCAGCCGTTCTCGATCGCCGGGGTTTCCAAGAAAAATGCTCTGAAGAGACCGCACGGTTTTCAATGTGAGCTACAGGGGAATCTCTTCTTCGACGTTGCGAGGATTCTGGCTTTTCATCGACCGCGCGCCTTTCTCCTGGAGAACGTCAAGAATCTCGTCAGTCACGACGGCGGAAAAACGTTCCGCGTCATCCATCGGACGCTGACGGAGGATCTTGGGTACCGGATTCACTGGCGCGTCATCGACGCCAAGCCTTGGGTTCCGCAACACCGGGAACGGATCTTCATCGTGGGCTTTCGCGAGCCAAGCGACTTCTCATTGGACGATCTCCGCGCCCCGACCGCTTCGAGCGGACCGACGCTCTCCGCAGTCCTTCATCCGGAAGACGGAAGCGAAGTCGTCGAACCTCCGTACACCGTTGGACCTCGCGGTGCCGTCTCGCCGAAATACGGACTCAGCGAGCACCTGTGGAACTATCTTCGTGAATACGCCGAGAAGCATCGCGCGAAGGGCAACGGATTCGGATTCGGTCTCAACGGTCCGGGGGACGTCGCAAGGACTCTGTCCGCCCGATACTTCAAGGATGGCTCGGAAATCCTGATACGGCGCGCGGGGAAGCAGACGCCGAGGCGACTTACGCCACGGGAGTGCGCCCGCCTGATGGGCTTCGACCGACCGGGGCGCGAACCGTTTGTCATTCCGGTGTCCGACACGCAGGCATATCGACAGTTCGGCAACGCCGTGGTCGTGCCCGTCGTGGAGGCCGTCGCAAGGTGCATGGCCCCGTATATCGGGGGTGAAGAGACGGTGTCGCCGCCGGTTCGGTCTCGACGGATACAACTGGGCTTGGGCATTGGCTGACATTCTCGATCGTGCATCCAGAAGCCGTCTGATGTCGGGGATTCGTTCGAAAAATACCCGGATCGAGATCAGTCTCCGCCGGGGTCTGCACGCGCGGGGATTTCGGTATCGCCTCCATGACCCGAAGATCCCCGGCAGACCGGACCTCGCATTTCCGAAATACGGTGCGACGGTCTTCATCAACGGCTGCTTCTGGCACGGTCACGACTGCGAGTTGTACCGGCTCCCGAAAACCCGAACTGAATTCTGGCGAAAAAACATCGAAACGAATGTCCAACGGGACCATCGGGTAAAGACGGAATTGGCCAAGCTTGGATGGCGTCAATTCGTGATCTGGGAGTGCTCCATCCGCGGAACTGGTCGGAGGGATTTCGACGCCGTCATCGACAATGTCGCCGCGTGGTTGCGTTCCGTTCGCCACTTCGGGCAAATCCGGGGTCGCCGGACATGACTGCCTCCCGCGAACTTCGAAGTTGGCTGGATGACATGTCAGGGATTCCGGCTGTATGGTTTTCGAAGCGCCTGTCCGCCAACGACACCAAGGCCTCGGGCGGCCATCAGGCGGGACCGTACCTCCCAAAGGACGTCTTCTTCCGCGTGTTTCCGGGTCTTCACCGCGAAACGGACCTCAATCCGGAGACGTC
Coding sequences within:
- a CDS encoding TonB-dependent receptor — translated: MRIRSALLLGFLILVIPRWSVAHGGVAPGLVGDPSNPASGAKVTLDGAGRLLAVEEDSNADGVPDLWNRYEAGRLARQERDLNGDGRLDYWLYVEPATGKPFRGEMDGDFDGRADTDEEYRDGSVVRQRVDTNHDGLYDAAYHGYAGSLTLIEQDTDLDGRFDRWTYFEASRSSITVLDDRDRDGFPEHRVRVVAGEVVEDSDRTPPPATENAVAEPDVPDGALEEVEVRARRATSAAGDYSVRDRDFRSFPHANPSDLVRLVPGIHVSQHTGGAKAYQYFLRGFDAEHGQDLAAYFDGVPLNESSQVHGHGYLDLHFLIPETVAAMRIVKGPYDPEFGNFATAGAVVFVPRRSSEHREISTTAGMFGTARVYAGGGVLADPYIAHIAAETDHTEGTTDPGFADAARGFGSHTWLPGSTTLNLTSAHYGQRSAAADVIPAKWVDDGRIGRFDGMDASDRVTSNRHLVSATLDHDAGNQSIRAQGYFDYKRSAIFSNYTFYLLNPTLGDQQEMRDNRDTAGMNLRYMREDKAGTLRFISSAGAQWKLADVDQVLANTTERVRFNVINDLRFTENEIGVWVKEEARLARWLTLVPGARFDAIAYAGDGTQDERFFNIYTNLADTRQDVPRDWNETASIVSPKISTIFAPVPDWNIYVNYGEGFFSNTSLQMANDPEPTIPKVRGGEIGSRVWAWGDRFTIAGSGWFANKETDLVFDPQTGITSTKAETERRGVDGEVRLSPWKPLYLATDAAYVDARFADTGERIPNGPIFLMTNGIGVSDLAGWRGMIRGRYMGERELDQGDFADPYYVTDVVVGYDAKTWGAELAIDNVFDVEWEDAVFSYETRPEPNGETVNGIHYTAGTPFFARATVTARF
- a CDS encoding transcriptional repressor, yielding MHRVIEDLRAHGIAPTPQRIAVAEFVLRTHEHPTADTVWDRVRERMPTVSRATVYNTLNLFVEKGLLRTQVLKEGTVVFDPHVERHHHFIDEKTGEIVDIPWNALRVAGANALDGFDVHEFQVVLRGTRRKR
- a CDS encoding catalase, giving the protein MKPKTLTTAAGIPVADNQNALTAGPRGPVLAQDWQLFEKHAHFNRERIPERVVHAKGSGAYGTLTITHDVSRYTRASLFAKVGKTTPCFLRFSTVAGEKGAADAERDVRGFALKFYTDEGNWDLVGNNTPVFFIRDPYKFPDFIHTQKRDPRSNLRSATAMWDFWSLSPESLHQITILFSDRGLPRSYRHVNGYGSHTYSFVNAAGERFWVKFHFKTAQKIQCVTDEEAEKMVGANRETHQRDLFESIERGEFPRWNMKIQVMTEVEAEKTSYNPFDLTKVWPHAEFPLIDVGVLELNRNPENYFAEVEQAAFSPGNVVPGIGHSPDKMLQFRIVSYADAHRYRLGVNHESLPVNKPQCPVHSYHRDGAMRFDGNGGGSVNYEPNSFGGPAQDAAFREPPLPIAGDADRYDHRDGNDDFTQAGNLYRLMPQAERDRLHRALAGAMRGVPEEITLRQLAHFEKADPAYAAGIRAARKALG
- the dcm gene encoding DNA (cytosine-5-)-methyltransferase; this encodes MCYRIPNMESPVAIRPNGRANGAVQQRQVSDRDPRPGAFRFIDLFAGIGGLRTGFEAIGGTCVFTSEWNEYSRRTYLANHRVDHPIAGDLTRIRESEIPDHDVLLAGFPCQPFSIAGVSKKNALKRPHGFQCELQGNLFFDVARILAFHRPRAFLLENVKNLVSHDGGKTFRVIHRTLTEDLGYRIHWRVIDAKPWVPQHRERIFIVGFREPSDFSLDDLRAPTASSGPTLSAVLHPEDGSEVVEPPYTVGPRGAVSPKYGLSEHLWNYLREYAEKHRAKGNGFGFGLNGPGDVARTLSARYFKDGSEILIRRAGKQTPRRLTPRECARLMGFDRPGREPFVIPVSDTQAYRQFGNAVVVPVVEAVARCMAPYIGGEETVSPPVRSRRIQLGLGIG
- the vsr gene encoding DNA mismatch endonuclease Vsr, which codes for MADILDRASRSRLMSGIRSKNTRIEISLRRGLHARGFRYRLHDPKIPGRPDLAFPKYGATVFINGCFWHGHDCELYRLPKTRTEFWRKNIETNVQRDHRVKTELAKLGWRQFVIWECSIRGTGRRDFDAVIDNVAAWLRSVRHFGQIRGRRT